CCCGGCCTTGGCGAAGATCCGCGACGATGCCCCGAAGTTCGCCGAGGGTTACCGGCAGGTGGTGATGGTCGTCTCTTACGTGATGTTTCCGATCATGCTGGGCATGTCGGCCGTGGCCCGCGACATGTTCGCCGTGCTGCTGGGCGAGGAGTGGATGCCGACGGTTCCCTATTTCGAGGCGGTATGTCTGGCAGGACTGTTCTCGCCGATCGCTTTGACGGCTTACAATGTGTTGAAAGCAAGGTGTAAGGGTCCGTTGATCGTGCGTCTCGAAGTGGTGAAGAAGATCATTATGACGGCGATTTTCGCCGTGACGATTCCGCACAGCGTGATGGCCGTGGTCTGGGGGCTGGTGGCCATCGCATTCTGCGAAATGGCGGTCAATTTCCTGGCGACGACGCGCTTCACCTCCCTGACGTTCCGGCGTTTCGTCCGTACGCTGCTGCCCGTGGCGCTGGTGTCGGGGACGATGTACCTCCTCGTGCGGCTCACGGCCGCGGCGATTCCCGGCAACGATCTCGTGCGGCTGCTGGCCGAACTGGCGACGGGCGTGGTCAGCTACCTCGCGCTGTCGGCGCTGTTCCGGCTGGAAGCCTTCCGGGAGGTGACGACCATCGTGCGCAGGCAGCTGAAAAAATAAGGTTTGAAACCCAAGGGCCTCTGATATGTTCCGACAACCCGATTCACTCTATGCCGGAGTGTTGCTTTGTTCGGCGATCATTCTCGCGGTGGTCGGCGGATCTCTTTTTTGGCTGCGTATGCCGGGCGATGAACGCCTGCGCAATTACCGCCTTTCGCGCCGTTTTGTCGGCTGGGCCTACTTTTCGCTCGCTTTCACCGATGTGCTGTGGCTGCTCTTCTTGCGGGAGGAGTATGAGCTGGATTTCACGCGGATTCTGGTGCTGGCCGTCGCTGCGGTGCAGGCCACGATGTTCTCCGGGGCGCTGGTGACGTTGGTCAACTCCCGTTTTCCGCTTGCGCGGGGAGTTCGCCGTCATCTGCTTGCCGTGGCTGCCGGAACGGCGTCGCTGTTCGGCTGCATGTTGTTCTTTCCGCAGGCCTTTCCGGTGCTTTTCCGGCTGACGGCAGCCGCTTATTGTGTGCAGATAGCCCTCTTTGCGCGGACTTTCGTACGCGAATACCGGGTCTGTCGCCGCAAGCTGGACAACTTTTTTTCGGACGGAGAGATGCGCCGTCTGCGATGGGTGGCCATGTCGTTTCTGATGACGGCCTTGATCGGACTGACGGCCGCGGCATGGCTGGTGTCGGGGTTAGGGATGCCTTACCTGTTTGCTTTTACGGGGGTCTACATGGTGTTCTACACCTTCTTCGGAATGAAGTATATCAACTATCCCGCGGAGTTCGGGCGGATCGCTCCCGTGATCGCCGACGATGTGCCGGAGCCTTTGGCCGCCGGGGAGAATATCCGTACGGCGCTCGACGAATGGATCGCCGCGAAAGGGTATGTCCGCCCGGGGCTTTCGCTGGAGTCGCTGGCCCGCGAGGTCGGGTGCAACCGCAGTTACCTGTCGCGGTATGTCAACTCCGAGTTGGGGCTTAACTTCAAATCGTGGATACGCGCCCTGCGCATTGCCGAATCGCAGCGGCTGTTGCTGGAGCATCCCGGGGCTTCGGCCCTCGAGGTGGGCGAGATGGTCGGCATCCACGGGCGCAGTACTTTTTTCGCGCAGTTCTCCGAAGTGACGGGCATGTCGCCCGGCGAATACCGCCGCCGCTATGCCGGCGGAGACCCGATCGCCCCTTCGCAAGAATGAAAACAACGCCGAGTCCAGAAACCCGGCGTTGTTTTTTAAGTTCCCGGACTCCTCCGCAGCCGTTTTGCGCTACTTTTATCATCGGATTAAAACGAATGCAATATGATGATGAAAGGATTTTTTACGGCCGCATTGGCCGCATTGGCCGTGTCGGCCGCAGTGCTGGCGCTGGCGGGGAGCTCGGACGGCGGCGGGAACAAGGCGTCACCGGTATCCGGCACGGTCGATATGACCCGGATGACCGCCGATGAGGTAAAGACCGCGATCGGAGCCGCACTCGACGCGGGCATCACCGAATTCAAACTGACGGGCGAGTTTGCCAAGATCGGGATTCCCGCTCGGGTCTCCTTTTCCAGCACCCCTCCGGTCGGCAACCCTTTCTACGACTCCGGCGTGGAAAAGATCGACCTGACCGGCGTGACCGACTGGCCGGAAGTGAATGTGAACGGACGGGTGGACGACGATTTCAACTTTCCCCCGGACGATGTCCGCGGTCTGCCGGCAA
This Alistipes shahii WAL 8301 DNA region includes the following protein-coding sequences:
- a CDS encoding AraC family transcriptional regulator, translating into MFRQPDSLYAGVLLCSAIILAVVGGSLFWLRMPGDERLRNYRLSRRFVGWAYFSLAFTDVLWLLFLREEYELDFTRILVLAVAAVQATMFSGALVTLVNSRFPLARGVRRHLLAVAAGTASLFGCMLFFPQAFPVLFRLTAAAYCVQIALFARTFVREYRVCRRKLDNFFSDGEMRRLRWVAMSFLMTALIGLTAAAWLVSGLGMPYLFAFTGVYMVFYTFFGMKYINYPAEFGRIAPVIADDVPEPLAAGENIRTALDEWIAAKGYVRPGLSLESLAREVGCNRSYLSRYVNSELGLNFKSWIRALRIAESQRLLLEHPGASALEVGEMVGIHGRSTFFAQFSEVTGMSPGEYRRRYAGGDPIAPSQE